In a genomic window of Thermodesulfovibrionia bacterium:
- the cobC gene encoding alpha-ribazole phosphatase, with translation MLTKLYLIRHGETEGAETKRYKGHIDVPLSANGIEQIKRLAGYLNNSPIPLLSKRGQKKINAVYCSDLSRAVKSAEIIADPYGLKPIIMPELRERNFGLWEGMSFDEIREKWPDAFNAWAANPFEFSPMNGESTIELRDRALKVFSEIIEKHQGENIAIVAHGGINRVILCHLLGIPLENIFRVEQDYGCLNIVEMWDYPVVKCINYVG, from the coding sequence ATGCTTACGAAACTTTACCTCATAAGGCATGGAGAGACAGAGGGCGCGGAGACAAAAAGATACAAGGGGCATATTGATGTTCCTTTGTCTGCCAACGGAATAGAACAGATCAAGCGGCTGGCGGGGTATTTAAATAACTCCCCCATCCCCCTCTTATCTAAGAGGGGGCAAAAAAAGATTAACGCTGTCTACTGCTCCGACCTTTCTCGCGCAGTAAAGAGCGCGGAGATAATTGCTGACCCGTATGGACTGAAACCGATCATCATGCCTGAACTGAGAGAACGCAATTTTGGCCTGTGGGAGGGAATGTCTTTTGATGAGATCAGGGAGAAATGGCCTGATGCCTTTAATGCATGGGCTGCCAACCCCTTTGAGTTCAGCCCGATGAATGGAGAAAGCACCATCGAATTAAGAGATAGGGCATTGAAGGTTTTTAGTGAGATCATTGAAAAGCATCAGGGAGAGAATATCGCGATCGTCGCTCATGGCGGGATTAACAGAGTGATACTCTGCCATCTGCTCGGCATTCCGCTTGAGAATATATTCAGGGTTGAACAGGATTACGGATGTTTGAATATTGTCGAGATGTGGGATTATCCGGTTGTAAAGTGTATCAACTACGTGGGGTGA